A single genomic interval of Spirosoma linguale DSM 74 harbors:
- a CDS encoding major facilitator superfamily MFS_1 (PFAM: major facilitator superfamily MFS_1~KEGG: pau:PA14_61560 putative MFS transporter) yields MSTQPNPSLRYSWSVVFVLMLAYISSFIDRQILSLLVGPIKRDMHLSDTQVSLLMGLSFALFYTLLGIPIGRWADRANRRNIMVLGIAAWSLMTALGGVVKSYTQFFLIRMGVGVGEAALSPAAYSMLSDYFPKEKLATAISVYSAGIYLGAGFAVLIGAALVGMGNGPATVTLPIIGTIFSWQLLFFYIALPGLVLALLVRLIKEPARRNLLMNAAGQAQTLSVGDVFRLIGQQRRAFFSVTLGVTFVSLVAYACSAWVPTLFVRRFGWSTGQIGLLYGLVITVFSTSGILLGGRLADWFTHHGYPNGKLRVGIIAAVGILLSAGVCLLSNPNVAIALFAVPSFFAAFPFGASSAAIQEIMPNQARALASAVYLLIVNLIALGFGPTLVALLTDYVFHDEQAVHLSLACVMLGSSLLALACYAWGLGAFRTPAAVEPVV; encoded by the coding sequence ATGTCTACCCAGCCAAACCCATCCCTTCGCTACTCCTGGTCCGTTGTATTCGTACTCATGCTGGCCTATATTTCGTCGTTTATCGACCGGCAGATCCTTAGCCTGCTCGTCGGGCCAATCAAACGTGATATGCATTTAAGTGATACCCAGGTGAGTCTGCTCATGGGGTTAAGTTTTGCCTTATTCTACACGTTACTGGGTATTCCGATTGGTCGCTGGGCCGACCGCGCCAACCGCCGAAACATTATGGTACTTGGTATAGCCGCCTGGAGCCTGATGACGGCCTTAGGTGGTGTCGTTAAGTCGTACACCCAGTTTTTCCTGATTAGGATGGGGGTCGGCGTTGGCGAAGCCGCGCTCTCACCCGCAGCTTATTCCATGCTGAGTGATTACTTTCCTAAGGAGAAATTAGCCACGGCTATCAGTGTCTACTCGGCTGGTATTTACCTGGGGGCTGGTTTTGCGGTATTGATCGGAGCTGCCCTGGTTGGCATGGGTAACGGCCCCGCCACGGTAACCTTGCCCATCATTGGCACCATCTTTTCCTGGCAGCTCCTCTTTTTTTACATTGCACTACCGGGTTTAGTGCTGGCATTGCTGGTGCGATTAATCAAAGAACCTGCCCGCCGGAACCTGTTGATGAATGCGGCCGGACAAGCCCAAACGCTGTCTGTCGGGGATGTATTCCGGCTCATCGGTCAGCAACGGCGCGCTTTTTTCAGCGTCACGTTAGGGGTCACATTTGTTTCGCTTGTAGCCTATGCCTGCTCGGCCTGGGTACCTACCCTATTTGTGCGCCGGTTTGGCTGGTCAACAGGTCAGATCGGTTTGCTTTATGGCCTGGTAATTACGGTATTTTCTACGTCGGGTATCCTGCTAGGCGGGCGACTGGCCGACTGGTTCACCCATCACGGATATCCGAATGGTAAATTGCGGGTTGGTATCATAGCGGCCGTGGGCATCCTGCTGAGTGCCGGCGTCTGTTTGCTTTCTAACCCGAATGTAGCGATTGCTTTATTTGCGGTTCCCAGCTTTTTTGCTGCTTTTCCCTTTGGCGCATCGTCGGCCGCCATTCAGGAGATTATGCCCAATCAGGCGCGGGCTTTGGCCTCGGCCGTATACCTGCTAATCGTGAACCTGATTGCCCTGGGTTTTGGCCCTACACTTGTTGCCTTACTGACCGATTATGTCTTTCATGATGAGCAGGCAGTGCACCTATCCCTGGCTTGTGTCATGCTGGGCAGCAGTTTGCTGGCACTAGCCTGTTACGCCTGGGGGCTTGGTGCATTCCGGACACCAGCGGCAGTTGAGCCCGTAGTGTAA
- a CDS encoding GCN5-related N-acetyltransferase (PFAM: GCN5-related N-acetyltransferase~KEGG: aha:AHA_0769 acetyltransferase): protein MTFKRIDHEHHPYLIPIQKWYEDAFPVTERRQFTALRQLLRQPDMYLCGIESDEQLVGFFIYWHWKEFLFIEHFAIDPDQRGNRLGQRALRHLQQLNSPCFILEVELPTDDLSRRRIQFYEREGFSVNPFPYAQPPYQRGNPPIPMHLMSSPAVLSQQDFTEYSRLIHERVYERFYV from the coding sequence ATGACTTTTAAACGGATTGATCACGAACACCATCCTTATCTGATTCCCATTCAAAAATGGTACGAAGACGCCTTTCCCGTAACCGAACGACGTCAATTCACGGCGCTACGTCAACTTCTTCGCCAGCCTGACATGTACCTCTGTGGAATAGAGAGCGACGAACAACTCGTTGGTTTTTTCATCTACTGGCATTGGAAGGAGTTTCTGTTTATAGAACATTTTGCCATCGACCCCGACCAGCGAGGCAACCGGTTAGGGCAACGTGCGCTCAGGCATTTACAACAACTTAACAGCCCGTGTTTTATACTGGAGGTAGAACTACCAACCGATGATCTAAGTCGTAGACGGATTCAATTTTATGAACGAGAGGGTTTTTCTGTAAACCCGTTCCCGTATGCACAGCCCCCCTATCAGCGTGGTAATCCACCCATTCCCATGCACCTCATGTCGAGTCCGGCTGTTTTAAGCCAGCAGGATTTTACTGAATACAGCCGATTGATACACGAGCGGGTCTATGAACGGTTCTACGTATAA